Part of the Pseudarthrobacter sp. L1SW genome, CTTATATAGTTCAGGCGGTAAACTAAAGCTTGAACGACGGCGATCTCACGAGTGCAAGGACGCATCATGGCTATTTCCCCTACCCCTGCTGACAAGTTCACCTTCGGCCTCTGGACTGTGGGCTGGACCGGCGCGGACCCGTTTGGTGTCGCGACCCGTGCCGCCCTGGACCCCGTCGAGGCGGTGCACCGCCTGGCCGAGCTGGGCGCGTACGGCATCACGTTCCACGACAACGACCTGGTTCCGTTCGACGCCAGCGCCTCGGAGCGGGACCTGATCCTGAAGAACTTCAAGGCAGCCCTGGCCGAGACCGGCCTGAGGGTGCCCATGGTGACCACCAACCTCTTCAGCCACCCGGTCTTCAAGGACGGCGGCTTCACCTCTAACGACCGCTCGATCCGCCGCTTCGCCCTGGCCAAGGTGCTGCGCAACATCGATTCGGCCGCCGAGTTCGGTGCCGAAACCTTTGTGATGTGGGGCGGGCGTGAAGGCAGCGAATACGACGGCTCGAAGGACCTCGCCGCCGCGCTGGACCGGATGAAGGAAGGCGTGGACACCGCCGCGGCCTACATCAAGGACAAGGGCTACAACCTGCGTATCGCCCTGGAGCCCAAGCCCAACGAACCCCGCGGCGACATCTTCCTCCCCACCGTCGGGCACGGCCTGGCGTTTATCGCCCAGCTCGAGCACGGCGACATCGTGGGCCTGAACCCCGAAACGGGGCACGAGCAGATGGCCGGGCTGAACTTCACCCACGGCATCGCCCAGGCGCTCTGGGCCGGCAAGCTCTTCCACATCGACCTCAACGGCCAGCGCGGCATCAAGTACGACCAGGACCTCGTCTTCGGCCACGGCGACCTCACCAGCGCCTTCTTCACCGTGGACCTGCTCGAAAACGGCTTCCCCGGCGGCGGCCCCCGGTACGAGGGTCCCCGGCACTTCGACTACAAGCCCTCCCGCACCGACGGCTACGACGGCGTCTGGGAATCAGCCAAGGCCAACATGGCCACCTACCTGCTCCTCAAGGAACGCGCCCTCGCCTTCCGCGCAGACCCCGAAGTCCAGGAAGCCCTGGCCACCTCCGGCGTCTTCGAACTCGGCGAAAGCACCCTCGCCGCCGGTGAAACCACCGCGGACCTGCTCGCGGACGCCACCGCCTTCGAGGACTTCAACGTCGACAAGGCCGCCGAACGCTCATTCGCGTTCGTCCGCCTCAACCAGCTCGCCATCGAACACCTCCTCAACGCCCGCTAACCCCTCCGTCATGCGCTACCCGTGGGCAGCGCCGCAGGAGGCCTCGCCGGCACTACCGCAGCAGTATCGGTGGTCTGCCTGGACAGCGACGGCCAGGCCGTCCCGGCCCACACAGCTATTCAACGACATTGGTAGCTCCCGAGGCATCCTGGAACCGATCAGGAAGGCCTGCGACGAGAACCAGCTGAGGGTGCGGGAGGCACACTCATCCCTGCACAAACCCGAACCCATCTAGGAGACAACATGAAGGTCCTTATCACTGGCGCTCATGGAAAGGTCGGTCGTGCCACCACCCAGGCGATGATCGACGCCGGACACGAAGTACTCACCACCGATCTGACTCGTCCCGGCTATGAGCGCAAGCCTGAGGGCACCCCGAGGTACACGATGGCGGACCTCACCGACGCAGGGGAGGCCTACGCCGTCGTTCGCGGAGCGGATGCCGTCGTACACGTCGCTGCCATCCCAGAACCGACTGGTCATCCGCCTCACGTGGTCTTCCAAACCAATATCATGGCGACCTTCAATGTTCTTGAGGCCGCCATCCGATTTGGCGTGAAGCGCTTCGTTTACATCTCCAGTGAGACGGTCCCGGGGTTCTTCTTTCCCGAGCGCGATTTCCTCCCTGACTACGCACCCGTGGACGAGGAGCACCCGATCCGCCCGCAGGACCCTTATGCGCTCTCCAAGCACTTCGGTGAGCAGCTCATGGACGCCGCAATCGCCCGCTCTGACATCCGCTGCATTTCCATTCGACCCAGCTGGGTCCAATTCGAGGACAACTACGAGACAAACCTCGGACCGCAGGTCCGCGACCCCTCGGTCCTAAGCCCCAACCTGTGGAGCTACATCGATGTCTACGACCTCGCCGACGCCATCGTCCTGGCTACCGGGTCAGACCTGCCCGGACACGAGGTCTTCTACATCGCTTCCCCTGACAATGTGGGTGGCTATGACTTCGCCGAGGTTCTGAACAAGTACTACGGCGACTCAATCGAACTGCGCGAATTATGGCGTACCGATGCTTCGGGGATCTCGAGCGCCAAAGCGCAACGGATGCTGGGCTGGACGCCGAAGCGATCCTGGCGCGACTACCTTGATGCGGAAGGACATAGCCTCAACCCGTAACACCACAGGGAAAGGGCGAGCTGCTCCCGCCCTTTCCCTCTCACATGCGCTGGTCAGCTCTGGGACTGTCGCATGACCGGTGTGGGGCGCGGCCGGCGCAGGTGATGCCAGTGACGCCGCGCCCGCCGCATGCGGAATTGCTGACCCGCCTCGAGGACGCGCTTTGGGTCGTTGACCGGTATGGCTTCCAAGTTCGTGACGTCGGCCTGCTGGTGGTACTTGGCGGAGGATCAAGCGGAGGTTCGGCATTGCCGGTCCCTAAATTTGGACGGGTCGTGATTCATTGAGGCGGCGCGCCTGGACAGCCGCATATGCTCTTCGAATACCACGAACGATTGGATGTGCATGAGCCGCAGTTATGTTATCGATGCGATTCCCGGTGACGGCATTGGCGTGGATGTCACCGACGTCGCGATGCAGTGCGTCGACGCTGTCGCGGGTATCTACGACTTCGACGTCCGGTGGCGGGTCCGCGACTGGAACAGCCACCTGTACCGCAAGGCGGGCCGCATGATGCCTGTCGACGGAATAGAGCAGTTGAGCAGCGGTGATGGCATCTACCTGGGAGCCGTCGGGACACCGGATGTGCCCGACGACGTCACCCTCTGGGGGCTACTGATCCCCATCCGCCGGGAGTTTGACCAGTACATCAACCTCCGGCCCATGCGGTTGCTGCCCGGCGTTGTCGGTGCCATGCCCGGCATCGAGGACCTGGACATCGTAGTGGTACGGGAGAACGTTGAAGGCGAGTACTCCCAGATCGGAGGAAGGTTCGGCGCCGGAACCGACGGCGAGTTCGCGGTTCAGGAGAGCGTCTTCACCAGGCGCGGCATCGCCCGGGCGGCGCACTATGCCGCCAACGTTGCCCGCGAACGCGACGGTCGGCTGGTCTCTGCAACAAAGTCCAACGGCATCATCCACACCATGCCGTTCTGGGATGAAGTGGTGGCGGAGACGGTCAAGGCGTTCCCCGGCGTCGTCGTCGAAAAGGTGCTCATTGACGCGCTGGCGGCACGGTTGGTGATGAAGCCGACGAGCATCCGGACCATCGTTGCGTCGAACCTGTTCGGGGACATTCTCTCGGACCTCGTAGCTGGTGTGGCCGGGTCCATCGGCATTGCACCCAGCGCCAACCTCAACCCGGAGCGGCGGCACCCGTCGATGTTCGAACCCGTGCACGGCTCTGCTCCGGACATTGCCGGCAAGGGCATCGCCAATCCGGTAGGCGCTCTGTGGGCCGCGGCAATGATGCTCGACCACCTCGGTGAGGCGGAGGCCGCCCGGTCCCTGACTTTGGCTTTTGAGGGCACGCTCGCAGACGGCACTGCTACGCCGGACCTGAAGGGCACCGCCACCACTGCGGAGTTCGCAGCCGCAGTGCTGTCGCGGCTGTCCTAGGCAACTACCTGGCGCAAACGCTTCTCAGGACGGCATGCGATCAGCGAGGCCGCCGCCCTGTCTGCGGCCACCACCGCTGCGAGGGCCCATCCAACGGCCGGACTGAACTCGGAGAAGACGACCCCGGACATGTGCCGGTCACCCTCAGGGAACATGGGTTTGATCGTTCCAGAACCTTGTCCTCCCGGCGCCATCACTGCCGGCGGTCCTGCGCCATCATGCCAAACCGGTGCCTGTTCATGTGGGACGACAGGGAGTCTCTCGGGACGTTAAGAGGCGCTTTTACCACCCGTGTGGAGATGGCCGACCTTGCTTTTTCGAGGGT contains:
- the xylA gene encoding xylose isomerase → MAISPTPADKFTFGLWTVGWTGADPFGVATRAALDPVEAVHRLAELGAYGITFHDNDLVPFDASASERDLILKNFKAALAETGLRVPMVTTNLFSHPVFKDGGFTSNDRSIRRFALAKVLRNIDSAAEFGAETFVMWGGREGSEYDGSKDLAAALDRMKEGVDTAAAYIKDKGYNLRIALEPKPNEPRGDIFLPTVGHGLAFIAQLEHGDIVGLNPETGHEQMAGLNFTHGIAQALWAGKLFHIDLNGQRGIKYDQDLVFGHGDLTSAFFTVDLLENGFPGGGPRYEGPRHFDYKPSRTDGYDGVWESAKANMATYLLLKERALAFRADPEVQEALATSGVFELGESTLAAGETTADLLADATAFEDFNVDKAAERSFAFVRLNQLAIEHLLNAR
- a CDS encoding NAD(P)-dependent oxidoreductase; its protein translation is MIDAGHEVLTTDLTRPGYERKPEGTPRYTMADLTDAGEAYAVVRGADAVVHVAAIPEPTGHPPHVVFQTNIMATFNVLEAAIRFGVKRFVYISSETVPGFFFPERDFLPDYAPVDEEHPIRPQDPYALSKHFGEQLMDAAIARSDIRCISIRPSWVQFEDNYETNLGPQVRDPSVLSPNLWSYIDVYDLADAIVLATGSDLPGHEVFYIASPDNVGGYDFAEVLNKYYGDSIELRELWRTDASGISSAKAQRMLGWTPKRSWRDYLDAEGHSLNP
- a CDS encoding isocitrate/isopropylmalate family dehydrogenase, translating into MSRSYVIDAIPGDGIGVDVTDVAMQCVDAVAGIYDFDVRWRVRDWNSHLYRKAGRMMPVDGIEQLSSGDGIYLGAVGTPDVPDDVTLWGLLIPIRREFDQYINLRPMRLLPGVVGAMPGIEDLDIVVVRENVEGEYSQIGGRFGAGTDGEFAVQESVFTRRGIARAAHYAANVARERDGRLVSATKSNGIIHTMPFWDEVVAETVKAFPGVVVEKVLIDALAARLVMKPTSIRTIVASNLFGDILSDLVAGVAGSIGIAPSANLNPERRHPSMFEPVHGSAPDIAGKGIANPVGALWAAAMMLDHLGEAEAARSLTLAFEGTLADGTATPDLKGTATTAEFAAAVLSRLS